A region of Emys orbicularis isolate rEmyOrb1 chromosome 20, rEmyOrb1.hap1, whole genome shotgun sequence DNA encodes the following proteins:
- the LOC135892745 gene encoding probable G-protein coupled receptor 33 — protein MALSPTTVANSSKTPVTMKTAHLACAVLLFITFLVGVVVNGLYLWVLGLKMRRTVTTLWFLHLVSCYLLFTLLIPFFAVYVLLDFHWVFGMATCKLLNAFGSMGMFASVFLLTFISLDRYTLTHHPIWSRNHRTMPRAWKLVVGVWLTSFGLSTPYLAFRETHVVDGGRIACINNYNISGDWNGTKTQDLGRRVHLAIFVFRFLLGFLLPFCTITGCYIRVGLKMKEKKLAWAGKPFKVMVAAMVSFFLGWLPYHLYHGLKLYKKEMPESVTGALLVIYTFTSCFNASFSPILYLFVGEKFWQVFSTSLLTLVKAAFVDDLDISAPMFHGRQVLEVENTKEEIV, from the coding sequence ATGGCACTCTCGCCAACCACAGTGGCAAATTCCAGCAAGACACCAGTGACAATGAAGACCGCTCACCTGGCCTGTGCTGTGTTGCTTTTTATCACCTTCCTGGTGGGTGTGGTGGTGAACGGGCTGTACCTCTGGGTGTTGGGactgaagatgaggaggacggtGACCACGCTCTGGTTCCTCCACCTGGTCTCCTGCTACCTGCTCTTCACCCTGCTGATCCCCTTCTTCGCTGTCTACGTCCTCCTGGATTTCCACTGGGTCTTTGGCATGGCCACGTGCAAGCTTCTCAATGCCTTCGGTTCCATGGGCATGTTCGCCTCTGTCTTCCTTCTCACATTCATCAGTCTGGATCGCTACAccctcactcaccatcccattTGGTCCCGGAATCACCGCACTATGCCCCGGGCTTGGAAGCTGGTCGTGGGTGTGTGGCTGACCTCCTTCGGTCTCAGCACTCCCTACCTGGCTTTCCGGGAGACCCACGTGGTGGACGGGGGCAGGATCGCCTGCATCAATAATTACAACATCTCTGGAGACTGGAATGGAACCAAGACGCAGGACCTGGGCAGAAGGGTCCACCTGGCCATCTTTGTGTTCCGGTTCCTGCTGGGCTTCCTGCTGCCATTCTGCACCATCACGGGATGCTATATCCGTGTGGGGCTGAAGATGAAGGAGAAGAAGCTGGCGTGGGCTGGGAAGCCATTCAAAGTCATGGTCGCCGCGATGGTTTCCTTCTTCCTCGGCTGGCTGCCCTACCACCTCTACCACGGCTTGAAGCTCTACAAAAAGGAGATGCCAGAGTCAGTGACGGGTGCCCTCTTGGTCATCTACACCTTCACATCCTGCTTCaatgcctccttctcccccatccTTTACCTCTTTGTGGGGGAGAAGTTCTGGCAGGTCTTCAGTACGTCTCTTCTCACTCTGGTCAAAGCAGCTTTTGTTGACGATCTTGACATCAGTGCGCCCATGTTTCATGGAAGACAAGTGTTGGAAGTCGAGAACACAAAAGAAGAGATCGTCTGA